The proteins below are encoded in one region of bacterium:
- a CDS encoding toll/interleukin-1 receptor domain-containing protein has product MTQDRVQPVKVFISYSWSSTEHVEWVLELAKKLVTDGVDVVIDRWDLKPGQDKYHFMESMVKDEAITKVLVICDKVYTQKANDRAGGVGTETQIISREVYDKVSQEKFLPIIKEKDEVGKPFIPLFLQSRIYIDLSNPQTFYENYEELLRNIYNAPLYTKPPLGEPPAFITTQDKSPLKTTHRLQSFKDAVLRNQGFATGLAEDYLKALISSFADFELEQKPNEPFDESVWASIEEFTPYRDEFIEFVVFISKYCSDVKFFEATQGFFSEALQFVKPENFLHERRHDNYKFVVYELFLYTIAALRVC; this is encoded by the coding sequence ATGACTCAGGATAGAGTACAACCTGTTAAAGTGTTTATTTCATATAGCTGGTCATCCACTGAGCACGTCGAATGGGTTTTAGAACTGGCTAAGAAGCTCGTCACAGATGGCGTTGATGTGGTCATAGATCGGTGGGATTTGAAGCCAGGCCAAGACAAGTATCACTTCATGGAGTCGATGGTTAAAGATGAAGCGATAACCAAAGTCCTTGTGATTTGCGATAAGGTTTATACGCAGAAGGCCAATGACCGCGCTGGGGGTGTTGGGACTGAGACGCAGATTATTTCTCGTGAAGTTTACGATAAAGTTTCGCAAGAGAAATTTCTCCCAATAATCAAAGAAAAGGATGAAGTCGGCAAACCTTTCATTCCTCTTTTCCTACAAAGCAGAATCTATATAGACCTGTCAAACCCTCAAACTTTTTATGAGAATTATGAAGAACTATTGAGAAACATCTATAATGCGCCTCTCTATACAAAACCGCCGTTGGGCGAGCCGCCGGCATTTATCACGACACAAGACAAATCACCGTTAAAGACAACGCATCGATTGCAATCCTTTAAAGATGCTGTATTGAGAAATCAAGGGTTCGCAACAGGTTTAGCAGAGGATTATCTAAAGGCTCTTATTAGTTCGTTTGCAGATTTTGAGCTTGAGCAGAAACCCAATGAACCCTTTGACGAATCAGTTTGGGCGAGCATCGAAGAATTTACACCATACCGAGACGAATTTATTGAGTTTGTGGTTTTTATCAGCAAGTATTGCTCTGACGTGAAGTTTTTTGAGGCAACTCAAGGTTTTTTCTCTGAAGCTTTGCAGTTTGTAAAACCGGAAAACTTTCTTCATGAAAGGAGACACGACAACTACAAGTTTGTAGTCTATGAGTTGTTTCTATACACCATTGCCGCCCTAAGGGTTTGTTAA
- a CDS encoding DEAD/DEAH box helicase family protein, which translates to MKKYTTETDARIIIDDMLRQASWDPADKSQVLTEKTIQTIAERQEPFGGRSAPKLVDGDEIPAGRADYVLLNQRGHPLAVIEAKRSAIQPYTAKQQVLPYAKQLGAPFIFLTNGELIYFWDYTNDDARIVNSFYSRRDLERLLYMREERKPLATIPIPEYYLRQGEQREVRPYQKEAMRALDHAFELGKRRFLIELPTGTGKTDLTCLYLKRLIEAGHAERILFLVDREQLAKQALEAFQDLLGQYGSYWLKPAIARQEQQITVCLLQTMISRYQEFTSGYFDVVVADECHRSIYGAWQTALTHFDAVHIGLTATPAAYIERNTFRFYQCQDGEPDFAYPILEAFKYQYLTPYKFATGITVILAEGAEVDDEHYDPAEFERKWTNEDTNRKMMAEFDKLAWENYQELAPGQKIGPGKSIVFAITKRHAAFLAKYLNELHPEQQGRYAEVITSDVTDADDLIRKFKYEDYPQVAVSVGMLDTGFDCREVLHLVMCRRVRSPILYQQMRGRGTRTAPRIQKQKFVIYDFFGNHKYFNDSDTDIFTGTGAGRIGIGGPGTRPEQRPELPELGLEDEWLEAVTYVEIGPEGERVDKREYITIWEQTIRQAAKDDPLVKKIREGKELTPEEEDKLARWLNSPEMYFNQDNLRRAYRRPDRTLIDFIKVALGNFKLKSKEEELTENFHAWLVTKNLSPEQAQYLGLLKNRGIVRGKLEINDLFQPPLSILNAAGLGVELFGEKGLQEILQEMNESVFLRKTA; encoded by the coding sequence ATGAAGAAATACACCACCGAAACCGATGCCAGGATCATCATCGATGACATGCTCCGCCAGGCGAGCTGGGATCCGGCTGACAAATCGCAAGTGTTGACCGAGAAAACCATCCAAACGATTGCTGAGAGGCAAGAGCCTTTTGGCGGTCGCTCTGCTCCAAAGCTGGTAGACGGGGACGAAATACCTGCCGGGCGAGCGGACTACGTTTTGCTCAACCAACGCGGCCATCCTCTCGCCGTCATCGAAGCCAAACGCTCCGCCATCCAACCGTACACGGCCAAGCAACAAGTTCTGCCTTATGCCAAGCAGCTCGGCGCGCCTTTCATTTTTCTCACCAATGGGGAGCTGATCTACTTTTGGGACTACACCAACGACGATGCCCGCATTGTCAACTCTTTTTACTCGCGCCGGGATTTGGAGCGGTTGCTGTACATGCGCGAAGAACGCAAGCCGCTGGCGACGATTCCCATTCCCGAATATTACCTGCGCCAGGGCGAGCAACGTGAAGTTCGTCCATACCAGAAAGAAGCCATGCGCGCGCTCGATCACGCCTTCGAGCTGGGCAAGCGCCGCTTCTTGATCGAGCTTCCCACCGGCACCGGCAAAACCGATCTCACTTGTCTTTACCTCAAGCGTTTGATCGAAGCGGGCCATGCCGAACGCATTCTTTTTCTGGTTGATCGCGAACAACTCGCCAAGCAAGCGCTCGAAGCGTTTCAGGACTTGCTTGGCCAATACGGCAGCTATTGGTTAAAGCCGGCTATCGCGCGGCAAGAGCAGCAAATTACGGTGTGCTTGCTGCAGACCATGATCAGCCGTTATCAGGAATTCACCAGCGGCTATTTCGACGTCGTGGTTGCCGATGAATGCCATCGTTCCATTTACGGCGCATGGCAAACGGCGCTGACGCATTTCGATGCGGTTCATATAGGATTGACCGCAACGCCGGCGGCCTACATTGAACGTAACACCTTCCGCTTTTACCAATGTCAGGATGGCGAACCGGATTTCGCCTACCCGATCTTGGAAGCGTTCAAGTATCAGTATCTGACTCCCTACAAATTTGCCACCGGCATCACGGTGATCTTGGCCGAAGGCGCGGAGGTGGATGACGAGCATTACGACCCCGCCGAGTTTGAGCGCAAATGGACGAATGAAGACACCAATCGCAAGATGATGGCAGAGTTTGATAAGCTGGCCTGGGAGAATTACCAAGAACTGGCTCCTGGACAAAAAATCGGCCCAGGCAAAAGCATCGTCTTTGCCATTACGAAACGCCACGCCGCATTTCTGGCAAAATATCTCAACGAATTGCATCCCGAACAGCAGGGACGTTACGCCGAGGTGATCACTTCCGACGTCACCGATGCCGACGATTTGATTCGCAAATTTAAATATGAAGATTACCCGCAGGTCGCGGTGAGTGTGGGCATGTTGGACACCGGTTTTGATTGCCGCGAGGTTTTGCATCTCGTCATGTGCCGTCGCGTGCGTAGTCCGATTCTTTACCAGCAAATGCGCGGCCGCGGCACGCGCACGGCGCCGCGCATTCAGAAGCAAAAGTTCGTTATCTACGATTTCTTCGGCAATCACAAATACTTCAATGATAGTGACACCGATATTTTTACCGGCACCGGAGCAGGTCGCATCGGAATTGGCGGTCCAGGGACAAGGCCGGAGCAAAGACCCGAACTGCCGGAGCTTGGCCTGGAAGATGAATGGCTCGAAGCCGTCACCTATGTCGAAATCGGCCCCGAGGGCGAGCGCGTTGACAAGCGCGAATACATCACCATTTGGGAACAGACCATCCGGCAAGCCGCGAAGGATGATCCTTTGGTCAAAAAGATTCGTGAAGGGAAAGAACTGACGCCGGAGGAAGAAGACAAGCTGGCAAGATGGTTAAACAGTCCGGAGATGTATTTCAACCAGGACAACTTGCGCCGCGCCTATCGCCGTCCGGACCGGACTTTGATCGATTTCATCAAAGTGGCGTTGGGGAATTTCAAGCTCAAGAGCAAAGAAGAAGAGCTGACGGAAAATTTCCACGCCTGGTTGGTCACCAAGAATCTCAGCCCCGAACAGGCGCAGTATCTCGGCCTGCTCAAAAATCGCGGCATCGTGCGCGGCAAGCTGGAGATTAACGATCTCTTCCAGCCGCCGCTGTCGATCTTGAATGCCGCCGGATTGGGGGTTGAGTTGTTCGGTGAAAAGGGCTTGCAGGAAATTTTGCAGGAGATGAATGAGTCGGTGTTTTTGAGGAAAACTGCGTAG
- a CDS encoding thermonuclease family protein — protein MATFKVVRVIDGDTFEVSPEWKWKEQTGTHVRPTGYDAPELHEFGGQQTKQKLERLILGKNVELGNAYRVDRGRLVCDVYLGTKNLADYFQGYH, from the coding sequence ATGGCAACATTTAAAGTTGTTCGCGTCATCGACGGCGACACGTTTGAAGTGAGCCCCGAATGGAAATGGAAAGAGCAAACCGGTACGCATGTCCGTCCCACCGGATATGATGCGCCGGAGTTGCATGAATTTGGGGGTCAACAAACGAAGCAAAAGCTGGAACGGCTCATTCTTGGCAAAAATGTCGAGTTGGGCAACGCCTATCGTGTCGATCGCGGCAGGTTAGTTTGCGACGTATATCTCGGTACGAAAAATCTTGCTGATTATTTTCAGGGATATCATTGA
- a CDS encoding RNA repair transcriptional activator RtcR family protein, protein MRTLLTFTGFHDPYSPGLVGEEQQSGPILSLVAARPFDRVVLFSTPNTEKNTSATTEALKTLHPAIGVEVRDLPLDDPTDYLAILRGLRRHLAEISESNSAATYYIAVASGTPQMHACWVLLAASGEIPAHILHVRPPRFVTHERPLVSEVDLTSQDFPRVRAHLALLGDLETPAPDLDAALQLLGIVGDHPKTRKALEMVAALAPSNAPLLILGETGVGKEVFARLAHKLSDRREQPFVPINCAAIPHDLVESILFGHKKGAFTGATSDQTGKFDIANGGTLFLDELGELPVPLQAKLLRILQDGLVEPLGEKKPHQVDVRIIAATNHDASKMIREGKFRQDLYYRLNVGEIHLPPLRERRSDIPKLALHILDRLNAQLKKPKRLTPGALTRLQNHSWPGNVRELENVLERSLRLARNMVLEADDLLIAEPVTYADPLAALPEPYDGFSLEAYLTSARKQLMLRALETSGGNQSKAAKLLGISPQAVHKFLQSPTSQ, encoded by the coding sequence GTGAGAACACTCCTGACATTCACTGGTTTTCACGATCCTTACTCTCCAGGCTTAGTAGGTGAAGAGCAGCAAAGCGGCCCGATTTTATCGCTGGTCGCAGCAAGACCTTTTGACCGGGTCGTTCTTTTTTCGACGCCAAACACCGAAAAGAATACCTCGGCAACGACTGAGGCCTTGAAAACTCTTCACCCGGCTATTGGTGTTGAAGTAAGAGATCTGCCTCTGGACGATCCCACCGACTATCTTGCCATTTTGCGTGGCTTGCGACGACACCTTGCGGAAATCAGTGAAAGCAACTCCGCGGCAACCTACTACATTGCCGTTGCTTCCGGCACTCCGCAAATGCACGCTTGTTGGGTACTGTTGGCCGCAAGCGGTGAAATTCCCGCGCATATTCTGCATGTGCGGCCTCCGCGATTTGTTACACATGAGCGCCCCCTGGTTTCAGAAGTCGATTTGACTTCGCAGGATTTTCCTCGCGTGCGGGCGCATTTGGCACTGCTGGGGGATCTCGAAACGCCAGCACCCGATTTGGATGCCGCCCTTCAGCTTTTGGGTATCGTTGGCGACCACCCAAAGACAAGAAAAGCTCTTGAAATGGTAGCGGCTCTTGCCCCCTCCAATGCGCCGCTCTTGATACTTGGTGAAACCGGTGTCGGCAAAGAAGTCTTTGCCCGACTGGCTCACAAGCTCAGTGATCGTCGAGAACAACCCTTTGTTCCGATTAACTGCGCGGCGATTCCCCACGATTTGGTTGAAAGCATTTTGTTCGGACATAAGAAGGGCGCATTCACCGGCGCAACCAGCGATCAAACCGGAAAGTTTGACATAGCGAACGGCGGTACGCTTTTTCTTGATGAATTGGGCGAGTTGCCGGTTCCCCTGCAAGCGAAACTGCTCCGTATTCTGCAAGACGGACTCGTCGAGCCTTTGGGAGAAAAGAAGCCGCATCAAGTCGATGTTCGCATCATCGCTGCAACGAACCATGACGCCAGCAAGATGATTCGGGAGGGAAAATTTCGCCAGGATTTGTATTATCGCCTGAACGTCGGCGAAATTCACCTGCCACCGCTGCGCGAGCGTCGCAGCGACATTCCAAAATTGGCCTTGCACATTCTGGATCGTCTCAACGCCCAGCTCAAGAAGCCGAAGCGGCTTACGCCCGGGGCCTTGACGCGTCTGCAAAATCATTCCTGGCCGGGCAATGTGCGCGAGCTTGAAAACGTTCTCGAGCGTTCCCTCCGGCTCGCGAGGAATATGGTGCTTGAGGCCGATGATCTGCTCATTGCCGAGCCGGTGACCTATGCCGATCCGCTGGCCGCTTTGCCGGAACCTTATGATGGTTTTTCTCTCGAAGCATATCTCACCAGCGCCCGCAAGCAATTGATGTTGCGCGCGCTTGAAACATCAGGCGGCAATCAAAGTAAAGCAGCGAAGCTGTTGGGCATTTCGCCGCAAGCCGTGCATAAGTTTTTGCAGAGCCCGACCTCCCAATAA